A region from the Triplophysa rosa linkage group LG4, Trosa_1v2, whole genome shotgun sequence genome encodes:
- the gstcd gene encoding glutathione S-transferase C-terminal domain-containing protein isoform X2 — MKPQCDTELLYLEVSTVNGAVSLPLHTSITLFLLSYTECSSFHVHLVTDQPDVLQSGLVPEGLDVAEVVREELPDLVRLCRLPAALEPDAGFCRAGLAVLLRRIIQRTCHLMPGRRDVASLLGFKNTCLKACAEVSQWTRLCELEIPSAVEKHLQNPTDHTFLLPVAVLNLEKRLGEPVKVHNDDKIRRQKLQQQKKNSSQSDSQTNGPSTELGVQEKSQGVELDAALAKLSVDAVPSVSTRERSDIRKVKTTDLPELEHVFAEGLYFTLTDVVLLPCIHQYLISLQKHSPTTLSHLPLLLKWYQRVQELPIVSRAAKDCGMALLSLGTADPCPPHPEPPRPIEAEQKSPAVMQEPFIGGPRPTLTKLQENGIDAVFSPHPCPSWTLDWHSLPAAVNPTEGEMSDARAVRKQQQLNNLVAMVTEMARPGQTVVDFCSGGGHVGIVLAHMLPKCQVILIENKEESLVRARERSAQLGLMNIGFIQANLDYFTGNFNIGNKAIFPTMAVSGGLGLFGHKHSYNYLSLCSSEQRHLYRRNERLLRRLQSDL; from the exons ATGAAGCCACAGTGTGACACAGAGCTACTTTATCTAGAGGTGTCCACTGTAAATGGAGCTGTgtctctccccctccacacctCCATCACGCTGTTCCTCCTCTCCTACACAGAGTGTTCATCCTTTCACGTGCACCTGGTCACAGATCAGCCTGATGTTCTGCAGTCAGGTTTGGTGCCCGAGGGTCTCGATGTTGCCGAGGTGGTGAGAGAGGAGCTGCCAGATCTGGTTAGGCTGTGCCGTCTCCCGGCCGCATTAGAGCCTGACGCTGGCTTCTGCAGAGCCGGTCTGGCTGTCCTACTGCGACGCATCATTCAGAGGACGTGCCATCTGATGCCAGGCCGCAGGGATGTGGCTTCACTCTTGGGCTTCAAGAACACCTGTCTGAAGGCTTGTGCTGAA GTGAGTCAGTGGACCAGACTTTGTGAGCTGGAGATTCCCTCTGCAGTGGAGAAACACTTACAGAACCCTACAGACCACACGTTTCTTCTGCCCGTTGCGGTCCTCAACTTAGAGAAGAGGTTAGGGGAACCCGTCAAAGTCCACAACGATGACAAGATACGCAGACAGAAGCTTCAacaacagaagaagaattccTCTCAGAGCGATTCCCAAACAAATGGCCCCAGTACTGAGCTAGGAGTCCAAGAAAAGAGCCAAGGGGTTGAACTCGATGCTGCTCTGGCTAAGCTTTCTGTCGATGCGGTCCCTTCCGTCTCCACCAGAGAGCGCTCTGACATTAGGAAAGTCAAGACCACAGATCTGCCTGAGCTGGAACATGTGTTCGCAGAGGGCTTGTACTTCACACTCACTGATGTTGTGCTGCTGCCGTGCATCCATCAGTATCTG ATCTCCCTTCAAAAGCACTCCCCCACCACACTCTCCCATCTCCCCTTGCTGCTGAAATGGTACCAGCGTGTACAGGAGCTCCCCATTGTTTCGAGGGCCGCAAAGGATTGTGGGATGGCCCTCCTCAGTCTAGGCACGGCTGACCCTTGTCCCCCCCACCCAGAGCCCCCGCGACCCATCGAAGCAGAGCAGAAAAGCCCCGCAGTCATGCAAGAGCCCTTCATCGGGGGCCCTAGGCCAACTTTGACCAAGCTGCAG GAGAATGGAATAGATGCTGTTTTCTCTCCTCATCCCTGCCCGTCGTGGACCCTCGACTGGCATAGTTTACCTGCGGCCGTCAACCCAACTGAAG GTGAGATGTCGGACGCCCGTGCCGTACGAAAACAACAGCAGCTAAATAACCTGGTCGCCATGGTGACCGAGATGGCCCGCCCAGGCCAGACTGTTGTGGATTTCTGCAGTGGAGGG GGGCACGTCGGGATTGTTTTGGCGCACATGCTTCCTAAATGTCAG GTGATCCTGATTGAGAATAAAGAAGAGTCGCTGGTCAGGGCGAGAGAAAGAAGTGCTCAGCTCGGGCTGATGAATATCGGCTTCATCCAAGCAAACCTTGACTACTTCACCGGAAACTTCAATATCGGG aacaaagcaatttttcctactatggcagtcagtgGTGGACTAGGactgtttggtcacaagcattcttacaactatctttctctgtgttcatcggaacaaagacatttatacag